Proteins co-encoded in one Neofelis nebulosa isolate mNeoNeb1 chromosome 2, mNeoNeb1.pri, whole genome shotgun sequence genomic window:
- the PIP5K1A gene encoding phosphatidylinositol 4-phosphate 5-kinase type-1 alpha isoform X2 — translation MASASSGPSSVGFSFADPGVPSCASSSASGIKRPMASEVPYASGMPMKKIGHRGVDSSGETTYKKTTSSALKGAIQLGITHTVGSLSTKPERDVLMQDFYVVESIFFPSEGSNLTPAHHYNDFRFKTYAPVAFRYFRELFGIRPDDYLYSLCSEPLIELCSSGASGSLFYVSSDDEFIIKTVQHKEAEFLQKLLPGYYMNLNQNPRTLLPKFYGLYCVQAGGKNIRIVVMNNLLPRSVKMHIKYDLKGSTYKRRASQKEREKPLPTFKDLDFLQDIPDGLFLDADMYNALCKTLQRDCLVLQSFKIMDYSLLMSIHNIDHAQREPLGNETQYSVDTRRPAPQKALYSTAMESIQGEARRGGTMETDDHMGGIPARNSKGERLLLYIGIIDILQSYRFVKKLEHSWKALVHDGDTVSVHRPGFYAERFQRFMCNTVFKKIPLKPSPSKKFRSGSSFSRRAGPSGNSCITYQTSVSGEHKAQVTTKAEVEPGVHFGRPDVLPQTPPLEKISEVTTIPDPYFSPVVGETLQMQSTSSILLEKPEVAESEFTH, via the exons cATCTGGAATCAAGAGACCCATGGCATCTGAG gTGCCATATGCCTCTGGCATGCCCATGAAGAAAATAGGCCACCGAGGTGTTGATTCCTCAGGAGAGACGACATATAAAAAG aCAACCTCATCTGCCTTGAAAGGTGCCATCCAGTTAGGCATTACTCACACTGTGGGAAGCCTGAGCACCAAACCAGAGCGTGATGTCCTCATGCAAGACTTCTATGTGGTGGAGAGTATCTTCTTTCCCAG TGAAGGGAGCAACTTGACTCCTGCTCATCACTACAATGACTTTCGCTTCAAAACCTATGCACCTGTTGCCTTCCGTTACTTTCGGGAGTTATTTGGTATCCGGCCTGATGATTACTTG TACTCCCTCTGCAGTGAGCCACTGATTGAACTCTGCAGCTCTGGGGCCAGTGGTTCCCTCTTCTATGTGTCCAGTGACGATGAATTCATCATTAAAACAGTCCAGCATAAAGAGGCGGAGTTTCTGCAGAAGCTGCTTCCAGGATACTACATG AACCTCAACCAGAACCCTCGCACTTTGCTGCCTAAATTCTATGGACTGTACTGTGTGCAGGCAGGTGGTAAGAACATTCGAATTGTGGTGATGAACAATCTCTTACCACGGTCAGTCAAGATGCACATCAAATATGACCTCAAGGGCTCAACCTACAAACGGCGGGCTTCCCAAAAAGAGCGAGAGAAGCCTCTACCCACCTTTAAAGACCTGGACTTCTTACAAGACATTCCAGATGGTCTTTTTTTGGATGCTGATATGTACAATGCTCTATGTAAGACCTTACAGCGTGACTGTTTG GTGCTGCAGAGCTTCAAGATAATGGACTATAGTCTCTTGATGTCAATCCATAACATAGATCATGCCCAACGAGAGCCCTTAGGCAATGAAACACAGTATTCAGTTGATACTCGCAGACCAGCCCCCCAAAAGGCTCTCTATTCTACAGCTATGGAATCTATCCAGGGCGAGGCTCGGCGAGGTGGCACCATGGAGACTGATGACCA TATGGGTGGCATCCCGGCCCGCAATAGTAAGGGGGAAAGGCTGCTGCTTTATATTGGGATCATTGACATTCTTCAGTCTTACAG GTTTGTTAAGAAGTTGGAGCACTCTTGGAAAGCTCTGGTACATGATGGG GACACCGTATCGGTGCATCGGCCAGGCTTCTATGCTGAACGGTTCCAACGCTTCATGTGCAACACAGTGTTCAAGAAGATACCCT TGAAGCCCTCTCCTTCCAAAAAGTTTCGGTCTGGCTCATCTTTCTCTCGGCGAGCAGGCCCCAGCGGCAACTCCTGCATTACTTACCAGACATCGGTCTCTGGGGAGCACAAGGCACAAGTGACAACAAAGGCGGAAGTGGAGCCAG gcGTCCACTTCGGTCGTCCTGATGTTTTACCTCAGACTCCACCTTTGGAGAAAATCAGTGAGGTCACGACTATTCCTGACCCCTATTTCTCACCTGTAGTTGGAGAGACTTTACAAATGCAATCTACAAG ttCAATCCTCTTGGAAAAGCCTGAAGTTGCAGAGTCAGAGTTCACCCAT TGA
- the PIP5K1A gene encoding phosphatidylinositol 4-phosphate 5-kinase type-1 alpha isoform X3, whose translation MASASSGPSSVGFSFADPGVPSCASSSGFNFLCCGVSRKRASGIKRPMASEVPYASGMPMKKIGHRGVDSSGETTYKKTTSSALKGAIQLGITHTVGSLSTKPERDVLMQDFYVVESIFFPSEGSNLTPAHHYNDFRFKTYAPVAFRYFRELFGIRPDDYLYSLCSEPLIELCSSGASGSLFYVSSDDEFIIKTVQHKEAEFLQKLLPGYYMNLNQNPRTLLPKFYGLYCVQAGGKNIRIVVMNNLLPRSVKMHIKYDLKGSTYKRRASQKEREKPLPTFKDLDFLQDIPDGLFLDADMYNALCKTLQRDCLVLQSFKIMDYSLLMSIHNIDHAQREPLGNETQYSVDTRRPAPQKALYSTAMESIQGEARRGGTMETDDHMGGIPARNSKGERLLLYIGIIDILQSYRFVKKLEHSWKALVHDGDTVSVHRPGFYAERFQRFMCNTVFKKIPCVHFGRPDVLPQTPPLEKISEVTTIPDPYFSPVVGETLQMQSTSSILLEKPEVAESEFTH comes from the exons cATCTGGAATCAAGAGACCCATGGCATCTGAG gTGCCATATGCCTCTGGCATGCCCATGAAGAAAATAGGCCACCGAGGTGTTGATTCCTCAGGAGAGACGACATATAAAAAG aCAACCTCATCTGCCTTGAAAGGTGCCATCCAGTTAGGCATTACTCACACTGTGGGAAGCCTGAGCACCAAACCAGAGCGTGATGTCCTCATGCAAGACTTCTATGTGGTGGAGAGTATCTTCTTTCCCAG TGAAGGGAGCAACTTGACTCCTGCTCATCACTACAATGACTTTCGCTTCAAAACCTATGCACCTGTTGCCTTCCGTTACTTTCGGGAGTTATTTGGTATCCGGCCTGATGATTACTTG TACTCCCTCTGCAGTGAGCCACTGATTGAACTCTGCAGCTCTGGGGCCAGTGGTTCCCTCTTCTATGTGTCCAGTGACGATGAATTCATCATTAAAACAGTCCAGCATAAAGAGGCGGAGTTTCTGCAGAAGCTGCTTCCAGGATACTACATG AACCTCAACCAGAACCCTCGCACTTTGCTGCCTAAATTCTATGGACTGTACTGTGTGCAGGCAGGTGGTAAGAACATTCGAATTGTGGTGATGAACAATCTCTTACCACGGTCAGTCAAGATGCACATCAAATATGACCTCAAGGGCTCAACCTACAAACGGCGGGCTTCCCAAAAAGAGCGAGAGAAGCCTCTACCCACCTTTAAAGACCTGGACTTCTTACAAGACATTCCAGATGGTCTTTTTTTGGATGCTGATATGTACAATGCTCTATGTAAGACCTTACAGCGTGACTGTTTG GTGCTGCAGAGCTTCAAGATAATGGACTATAGTCTCTTGATGTCAATCCATAACATAGATCATGCCCAACGAGAGCCCTTAGGCAATGAAACACAGTATTCAGTTGATACTCGCAGACCAGCCCCCCAAAAGGCTCTCTATTCTACAGCTATGGAATCTATCCAGGGCGAGGCTCGGCGAGGTGGCACCATGGAGACTGATGACCA TATGGGTGGCATCCCGGCCCGCAATAGTAAGGGGGAAAGGCTGCTGCTTTATATTGGGATCATTGACATTCTTCAGTCTTACAG GTTTGTTAAGAAGTTGGAGCACTCTTGGAAAGCTCTGGTACATGATGGG GACACCGTATCGGTGCATCGGCCAGGCTTCTATGCTGAACGGTTCCAACGCTTCATGTGCAACACAGTGTTCAAGAAGATACCCT gcGTCCACTTCGGTCGTCCTGATGTTTTACCTCAGACTCCACCTTTGGAGAAAATCAGTGAGGTCACGACTATTCCTGACCCCTATTTCTCACCTGTAGTTGGAGAGACTTTACAAATGCAATCTACAAG ttCAATCCTCTTGGAAAAGCCTGAAGTTGCAGAGTCAGAGTTCACCCAT TGA
- the PSMD4 gene encoding 26S proteasome non-ATPase regulatory subunit 4 isoform X2: MVLESTMVCVDNSEYMRNGDFLPTRLQAQQDAVNIVCHSKTRSNPENNVGLITLANDCEVLTTLTPDTGRILSKLHTVQPKGKITFCTGIRVAHLALKHRQGKNHKMRIIAFVGSPVEDNEKDLVKLAKRLKKEKVNVDIINFGEEEVNTEKLTAFVNTLNGKDGTGSHLVTVPPGPSLADALISSPILAGEGGAMLGLGASDFEFGVDPSADPELALALRVSMEEQRQRQEEEARRAAAASAAEAGIATAGAEDSDDALLKMTISQQEFGRTGLPDLSSMTEEEQIAYAMQMSLQGAEFGQAESADIDASSAMDTSEPAKEEEDYDVMQDPEFLQSVLENLPGVDPNNEAIRNAMGSLASQANKDGKKDKKEEDKK, from the exons ATGGTGTTGGAAAGCACTATGGTCTG CGTGGACAACAGTGAATATATGCGGAATGGGGACTTCTTACCCACCCGGCTGCAGGCCCAGCAGGATGCTGTCAACATAGTGTGTCACTCCAAGACCCGCAGCAACCCTGAGAACAACGTGGGCCTCATCACACTGGCCAA TGACTGTGAAGTGCTGACCACACTCACTCCTGACACCGGCCGCATCCTTTCCAAGCTTCACACTGTCCAACCCAAGGGCAAGATCACCTTCTGCACTGGCATCCGCGTGGCCCAC CTGGCTCTGAAGCACCGACAGGGCAAGAATCACAAGATGCGCATCATTGCCTTTGTGGGAAGTCCTGTGGAGGACAATGAGAAGGAT cTGGTGAAGCTGGCTAAACGTCTCAAGAAGGAAAAAGTGAATGTTGACATTATCAACTTTGGGGAAGAG GAAGTGAACACAGAGAAGCTGACAGCGTTTGTAAACACACTGAATGGCAAAGATGGTACCGGTTCTCATCTGGTGACAGTGCCCCCTGGGCCCAGCTTGGCCGATGCCCTCATCAGTTCTCCGATTCTGGCTGGTGAAGGTGGTGCCATGCTGGGACTTGGTGCCAGTGACTTTGAATTTGGAGTGGATCCCAGTGCTGATCCTGAGCTGGCCCTG GCCCTTCGTGTCTCTATGGAAGAGCAGCGGCAGCGGCAGGAGGAGGAAGCCCGGCGGGCAGCTGCAGCCTCTGCTGCTGAGGCCGGGATTGCTACAGCCGGGGCCGAAG acTCGGATGATGCCCTGCTGAAGATGACCATCAGCCAGCAGGAGTTTGGCCGCACCGGGCTCCCCGACCTGAGCAGTATGACCGAGGAAGAGCAGATTGCCTACGCCATGCAGATGTCCCTACAGGGTGCAG AGTTTGGCCAGGCAGAATCAGCCGACATTGATGCCAGTTCAGCCATGGACACATCTGAGCCTGCCAAG GAGGAGGAGGATTATGATGTGATGCAGGACCCCGAGTTCCTTCAGAGTGTCCTGGAGAACCTGCCAGGAGTGGATCCCAACAATGAAGCTATTCGAAATGCCATGGGGTCCCTCGCCTCCCAGGCCAACAAGGATGGCAAGAAAGACAAGAAGGAGGAGGACAAGAAATGA
- the PIP5K1A gene encoding phosphatidylinositol 4-phosphate 5-kinase type-1 alpha isoform X1 — translation MASASSGPSSVGFSFADPGVPSCASSSGFNFLCCGVSRKRASGIKRPMASEVPYASGMPMKKIGHRGVDSSGETTYKKTTSSALKGAIQLGITHTVGSLSTKPERDVLMQDFYVVESIFFPSEGSNLTPAHHYNDFRFKTYAPVAFRYFRELFGIRPDDYLYSLCSEPLIELCSSGASGSLFYVSSDDEFIIKTVQHKEAEFLQKLLPGYYMNLNQNPRTLLPKFYGLYCVQAGGKNIRIVVMNNLLPRSVKMHIKYDLKGSTYKRRASQKEREKPLPTFKDLDFLQDIPDGLFLDADMYNALCKTLQRDCLVLQSFKIMDYSLLMSIHNIDHAQREPLGNETQYSVDTRRPAPQKALYSTAMESIQGEARRGGTMETDDHMGGIPARNSKGERLLLYIGIIDILQSYRFVKKLEHSWKALVHDGDTVSVHRPGFYAERFQRFMCNTVFKKIPLKPSPSKKFRSGSSFSRRAGPSGNSCITYQTSVSGEHKAQVTTKAEVEPGVHFGRPDVLPQTPPLEKISEVTTIPDPYFSPVVGETLQMQSTSSILLEKPEVAESEFTH, via the exons cATCTGGAATCAAGAGACCCATGGCATCTGAG gTGCCATATGCCTCTGGCATGCCCATGAAGAAAATAGGCCACCGAGGTGTTGATTCCTCAGGAGAGACGACATATAAAAAG aCAACCTCATCTGCCTTGAAAGGTGCCATCCAGTTAGGCATTACTCACACTGTGGGAAGCCTGAGCACCAAACCAGAGCGTGATGTCCTCATGCAAGACTTCTATGTGGTGGAGAGTATCTTCTTTCCCAG TGAAGGGAGCAACTTGACTCCTGCTCATCACTACAATGACTTTCGCTTCAAAACCTATGCACCTGTTGCCTTCCGTTACTTTCGGGAGTTATTTGGTATCCGGCCTGATGATTACTTG TACTCCCTCTGCAGTGAGCCACTGATTGAACTCTGCAGCTCTGGGGCCAGTGGTTCCCTCTTCTATGTGTCCAGTGACGATGAATTCATCATTAAAACAGTCCAGCATAAAGAGGCGGAGTTTCTGCAGAAGCTGCTTCCAGGATACTACATG AACCTCAACCAGAACCCTCGCACTTTGCTGCCTAAATTCTATGGACTGTACTGTGTGCAGGCAGGTGGTAAGAACATTCGAATTGTGGTGATGAACAATCTCTTACCACGGTCAGTCAAGATGCACATCAAATATGACCTCAAGGGCTCAACCTACAAACGGCGGGCTTCCCAAAAAGAGCGAGAGAAGCCTCTACCCACCTTTAAAGACCTGGACTTCTTACAAGACATTCCAGATGGTCTTTTTTTGGATGCTGATATGTACAATGCTCTATGTAAGACCTTACAGCGTGACTGTTTG GTGCTGCAGAGCTTCAAGATAATGGACTATAGTCTCTTGATGTCAATCCATAACATAGATCATGCCCAACGAGAGCCCTTAGGCAATGAAACACAGTATTCAGTTGATACTCGCAGACCAGCCCCCCAAAAGGCTCTCTATTCTACAGCTATGGAATCTATCCAGGGCGAGGCTCGGCGAGGTGGCACCATGGAGACTGATGACCA TATGGGTGGCATCCCGGCCCGCAATAGTAAGGGGGAAAGGCTGCTGCTTTATATTGGGATCATTGACATTCTTCAGTCTTACAG GTTTGTTAAGAAGTTGGAGCACTCTTGGAAAGCTCTGGTACATGATGGG GACACCGTATCGGTGCATCGGCCAGGCTTCTATGCTGAACGGTTCCAACGCTTCATGTGCAACACAGTGTTCAAGAAGATACCCT TGAAGCCCTCTCCTTCCAAAAAGTTTCGGTCTGGCTCATCTTTCTCTCGGCGAGCAGGCCCCAGCGGCAACTCCTGCATTACTTACCAGACATCGGTCTCTGGGGAGCACAAGGCACAAGTGACAACAAAGGCGGAAGTGGAGCCAG gcGTCCACTTCGGTCGTCCTGATGTTTTACCTCAGACTCCACCTTTGGAGAAAATCAGTGAGGTCACGACTATTCCTGACCCCTATTTCTCACCTGTAGTTGGAGAGACTTTACAAATGCAATCTACAAG ttCAATCCTCTTGGAAAAGCCTGAAGTTGCAGAGTCAGAGTTCACCCAT TGA
- the PSMD4 gene encoding 26S proteasome non-ATPase regulatory subunit 4 isoform X3 produces the protein MRNGDFLPTRLQAQQDAVNIVCHSKTRSNPENNVGLITLANDCEVLTTLTPDTGRILSKLHTVQPKGKITFCTGIRVAHLALKHRQGKNHKMRIIAFVGSPVEDNEKDLVKLAKRLKKEKVNVDIINFGEEEVNTEKLTAFVNTLNGKDGTGSHLVTVPPGPSLADALISSPILAGEGGAMLGLGASDFEFGVDPSADPELALALRVSMEEQRQRQEEEARRAAAASAAEAGIATAGAEDSDDALLKMTISQQEFGRTGLPDLSSMTEEEQIAYAMQMSLQGAEFGQAESADIDASSAMDTSEPAKEEEDYDVMQDPEFLQSVLENLPGVDPNNEAIRNAMGSLASQANKDGKKDKKEEDKK, from the exons ATGCGGAATGGGGACTTCTTACCCACCCGGCTGCAGGCCCAGCAGGATGCTGTCAACATAGTGTGTCACTCCAAGACCCGCAGCAACCCTGAGAACAACGTGGGCCTCATCACACTGGCCAA TGACTGTGAAGTGCTGACCACACTCACTCCTGACACCGGCCGCATCCTTTCCAAGCTTCACACTGTCCAACCCAAGGGCAAGATCACCTTCTGCACTGGCATCCGCGTGGCCCAC CTGGCTCTGAAGCACCGACAGGGCAAGAATCACAAGATGCGCATCATTGCCTTTGTGGGAAGTCCTGTGGAGGACAATGAGAAGGAT cTGGTGAAGCTGGCTAAACGTCTCAAGAAGGAAAAAGTGAATGTTGACATTATCAACTTTGGGGAAGAG GAAGTGAACACAGAGAAGCTGACAGCGTTTGTAAACACACTGAATGGCAAAGATGGTACCGGTTCTCATCTGGTGACAGTGCCCCCTGGGCCCAGCTTGGCCGATGCCCTCATCAGTTCTCCGATTCTGGCTGGTGAAGGTGGTGCCATGCTGGGACTTGGTGCCAGTGACTTTGAATTTGGAGTGGATCCCAGTGCTGATCCTGAGCTGGCCCTG GCCCTTCGTGTCTCTATGGAAGAGCAGCGGCAGCGGCAGGAGGAGGAAGCCCGGCGGGCAGCTGCAGCCTCTGCTGCTGAGGCCGGGATTGCTACAGCCGGGGCCGAAG acTCGGATGATGCCCTGCTGAAGATGACCATCAGCCAGCAGGAGTTTGGCCGCACCGGGCTCCCCGACCTGAGCAGTATGACCGAGGAAGAGCAGATTGCCTACGCCATGCAGATGTCCCTACAGGGTGCAG AGTTTGGCCAGGCAGAATCAGCCGACATTGATGCCAGTTCAGCCATGGACACATCTGAGCCTGCCAAG GAGGAGGAGGATTATGATGTGATGCAGGACCCCGAGTTCCTTCAGAGTGTCCTGGAGAACCTGCCAGGAGTGGATCCCAACAATGAAGCTATTCGAAATGCCATGGGGTCCCTCGCCTCCCAGGCCAACAAGGATGGCAAGAAAGACAAGAAGGAGGAGGACAAGAAATGA
- the PSMD4 gene encoding 26S proteasome non-ATPase regulatory subunit 4 isoform X1 has translation MTCLSQDLNPRLSDIKALICVDNSEYMRNGDFLPTRLQAQQDAVNIVCHSKTRSNPENNVGLITLANDCEVLTTLTPDTGRILSKLHTVQPKGKITFCTGIRVAHLALKHRQGKNHKMRIIAFVGSPVEDNEKDLVKLAKRLKKEKVNVDIINFGEEEVNTEKLTAFVNTLNGKDGTGSHLVTVPPGPSLADALISSPILAGEGGAMLGLGASDFEFGVDPSADPELALALRVSMEEQRQRQEEEARRAAAASAAEAGIATAGAEDSDDALLKMTISQQEFGRTGLPDLSSMTEEEQIAYAMQMSLQGAEFGQAESADIDASSAMDTSEPAKEEEDYDVMQDPEFLQSVLENLPGVDPNNEAIRNAMGSLASQANKDGKKDKKEEDKK, from the exons ATGACTTGCCTGAGCCAAGATTTAAACCCCAGGCTGTCTGACATTAAAGCCCTTATCTG CGTGGACAACAGTGAATATATGCGGAATGGGGACTTCTTACCCACCCGGCTGCAGGCCCAGCAGGATGCTGTCAACATAGTGTGTCACTCCAAGACCCGCAGCAACCCTGAGAACAACGTGGGCCTCATCACACTGGCCAA TGACTGTGAAGTGCTGACCACACTCACTCCTGACACCGGCCGCATCCTTTCCAAGCTTCACACTGTCCAACCCAAGGGCAAGATCACCTTCTGCACTGGCATCCGCGTGGCCCAC CTGGCTCTGAAGCACCGACAGGGCAAGAATCACAAGATGCGCATCATTGCCTTTGTGGGAAGTCCTGTGGAGGACAATGAGAAGGAT cTGGTGAAGCTGGCTAAACGTCTCAAGAAGGAAAAAGTGAATGTTGACATTATCAACTTTGGGGAAGAG GAAGTGAACACAGAGAAGCTGACAGCGTTTGTAAACACACTGAATGGCAAAGATGGTACCGGTTCTCATCTGGTGACAGTGCCCCCTGGGCCCAGCTTGGCCGATGCCCTCATCAGTTCTCCGATTCTGGCTGGTGAAGGTGGTGCCATGCTGGGACTTGGTGCCAGTGACTTTGAATTTGGAGTGGATCCCAGTGCTGATCCTGAGCTGGCCCTG GCCCTTCGTGTCTCTATGGAAGAGCAGCGGCAGCGGCAGGAGGAGGAAGCCCGGCGGGCAGCTGCAGCCTCTGCTGCTGAGGCCGGGATTGCTACAGCCGGGGCCGAAG acTCGGATGATGCCCTGCTGAAGATGACCATCAGCCAGCAGGAGTTTGGCCGCACCGGGCTCCCCGACCTGAGCAGTATGACCGAGGAAGAGCAGATTGCCTACGCCATGCAGATGTCCCTACAGGGTGCAG AGTTTGGCCAGGCAGAATCAGCCGACATTGATGCCAGTTCAGCCATGGACACATCTGAGCCTGCCAAG GAGGAGGAGGATTATGATGTGATGCAGGACCCCGAGTTCCTTCAGAGTGTCCTGGAGAACCTGCCAGGAGTGGATCCCAACAATGAAGCTATTCGAAATGCCATGGGGTCCCTCGCCTCCCAGGCCAACAAGGATGGCAAGAAAGACAAGAAGGAGGAGGACAAGAAATGA